The following are encoded in a window of Flavobacterium cupriresistens genomic DNA:
- a CDS encoding ABC-F family ATP-binding cassette domain-containing protein encodes MLTVNNLSVQFGKRILFDEVNTTFTHGNIYGVIGANGAGKSTFLKIISGDIDPTSGHIHLEPGKRMSVLNQNHNMFDEHTVLETVLMGNKVLYAVKKEMDELYLDYNDKNADRIGELQVQFEEMNGWNADSDAASMLSNLGINEEHHYTLMGDLEGKIKVRVLLAQALFGNPDMLIMDEPTNDLDFETIAWLENFLANYENTVIVVSHDRHFLDAVCTHISDIDFGKINHYSGNYTFWYESSQLAAKQRAQQNKKAEEKKQELEEFIRRFSANVAKSKQATSRKKMISKLNISEIKPSSRRYPAIIFDQDREAGDQILNVENLSASVDGELLFKDVDLNMAKGDKIVLFSKDSRATTAFYEILNNEQKADSGTFDWGITTNQAYLPAENHSFFENDLSLVDWLRQYAKTEEERDEVFIRGFLGKMIFSGEEALKTSRVLSGGEKVRCMLSRMMMERANILMLDEPTNHLDLESITAFNNSLKNFKGSVIFTTHDHEFAQTVGNRVVELTPNGVIDRYMTFDEYLDDEKIQEQRKKMYNL; translated from the coding sequence ATGTTAACAGTCAATAATTTATCAGTTCAATTTGGCAAACGAATTTTGTTTGACGAAGTAAATACCACTTTCACGCACGGAAATATTTATGGAGTTATTGGAGCCAATGGTGCTGGGAAATCTACTTTTCTTAAAATCATTTCAGGTGATATCGATCCAACTTCTGGCCATATTCATTTAGAGCCGGGAAAACGTATGTCGGTTTTAAACCAGAATCACAACATGTTCGATGAGCATACTGTTTTGGAAACCGTTTTGATGGGGAATAAAGTGCTGTACGCTGTTAAGAAAGAAATGGATGAACTTTATTTAGACTACAACGATAAAAATGCAGACAGGATAGGGGAGCTTCAGGTTCAATTTGAAGAAATGAACGGTTGGAATGCCGATTCTGATGCAGCATCAATGTTGTCTAACTTAGGAATCAATGAAGAGCATCATTATACTTTAATGGGCGATCTTGAGGGGAAAATTAAAGTTCGTGTGCTTTTGGCGCAGGCTCTTTTTGGAAACCCGGATATGCTGATCATGGATGAGCCTACCAACGATTTGGATTTTGAAACCATCGCTTGGTTAGAAAACTTCTTAGCAAATTATGAAAATACTGTAATTGTAGTATCTCACGACCGTCACTTTTTAGATGCCGTTTGTACTCATATTTCTGATATTGATTTTGGAAAAATAAACCATTATTCAGGAAATTATACGTTCTGGTACGAGTCAAGCCAATTGGCTGCAAAACAACGTGCACAGCAAAACAAAAAAGCAGAAGAAAAGAAACAAGAATTAGAAGAATTTATTCGTCGTTTTAGCGCCAACGTAGCAAAATCTAAACAAGCTACATCTCGTAAAAAAATGATTAGTAAATTGAATATTTCAGAGATCAAACCTTCAAGCCGTCGTTACCCTGCTATTATTTTTGATCAGGATCGTGAAGCAGGAGATCAAATTTTGAATGTTGAAAATTTAAGCGCTTCTGTAGACGGAGAATTATTGTTTAAAGATGTGGACTTGAACATGGCAAAAGGCGATAAAATCGTTCTTTTCTCTAAAGATTCACGTGCAACTACAGCGTTCTATGAAATCTTAAACAATGAACAAAAAGCAGATTCCGGAACTTTTGATTGGGGAATTACAACCAACCAAGCGTATTTACCGGCTGAAAATCATTCGTTTTTTGAAAATGATTTAAGTTTAGTAGACTGGTTGCGTCAATATGCAAAAACAGAAGAAGAGCGTGATGAAGTATTTATTAGAGGATTCTTAGGGAAAATGATTTTTTCAGGAGAAGAAGCGTTAAAAACTAGTCGTGTATTATCAGGAGGAGAAAAAGTACGTTGTATGTTGTCTAGAATGATGATGGAACGTGCCAATATCTTAATGCTGGATGAGCCAACGAATCACTTGGATTTGGAGTCGATTACTGCTTTTAACAACTCATTGAAAAACTTTAAAGGTTCGGTGATTTTTACCACTCATGACCACGAGTTTGCACAAACAGTTGGTAACCGAGTAGTAGAGTTAACACCAAATGGCGTTATCGACCGTTACATGACTTTTGATGAATATTTGGATGATGAAAAAATTCAAGAACAAAGAAAGAAAATGTACAATTTGTAA
- a CDS encoding TlpA disulfide reductase family protein, whose amino-acid sequence MKKLLSIVTAIFISISCFAQSKYGNPEVDPITIQSKFSDWWAYQNKKIMLSRDFTPLDSLSNAMTKEAFLEELTKGNFIPIRLLSEEAIYNYKLFKIKPDSDTSIKATIVQEAFDADKNLKMEGTAFPKFSFKDLDGNIVSNETMKGKIVVIKCWYIHCAACIKEFPHVNALASKYKDRKDIVFVSLAEDNPQQLKVFLAKRPLSYSVIPNMKIYMNETLQLNAFPTHFILDKEGLIKKVVSNYESLEVALAKESKM is encoded by the coding sequence ATGAAAAAACTACTTAGTATTGTTACTGCAATTTTTATTTCTATTTCTTGCTTCGCGCAGTCAAAATACGGAAATCCTGAAGTAGATCCTATTACCATTCAAAGCAAATTTTCGGATTGGTGGGCGTATCAAAATAAAAAAATAATGCTCTCCAGAGATTTTACACCACTTGATTCTCTTTCTAATGCAATGACAAAAGAAGCTTTTCTGGAAGAGCTTACAAAAGGAAATTTTATTCCGATACGTTTACTTTCAGAAGAAGCTATTTACAATTATAAGTTGTTTAAAATTAAACCGGATTCGGATACCAGTATAAAAGCGACAATCGTTCAGGAGGCTTTTGATGCGGACAAGAATTTAAAAATGGAAGGAACCGCGTTTCCAAAGTTTTCTTTTAAAGATTTAGACGGAAATATAGTTTCAAATGAGACAATGAAGGGTAAAATAGTTGTCATTAAATGCTGGTATATTCATTGTGCAGCCTGTATTAAAGAATTTCCACATGTCAATGCATTAGCTTCAAAGTATAAAGACCGAAAAGATATTGTTTTTGTGAGTCTGGCCGAAGATAATCCGCAGCAGTTAAAAGTATTTTTGGCTAAGAGACCTTTGTCGTATTCCGTGATTCCGAATATGAAAATTTATATGAATGAAACGTTACAATTAAATGCTTTTCCAACCCATTTTATTCTCGATAAAGAGGGTTTAATCAAAAAGGTAGTCTCAAATTATGAGAGTTTGGAAGTTGCTTTAGCGAAAGAGAGCAAAATGTGA
- a CDS encoding RagB/SusD family nutrient uptake outer membrane protein, with the protein MKNKLLVFGSALALLLGSCTSNFEDINTNESGFSNNDLEQDFNRVKAPIRAMERGMYILVADDWQGDIQFNLNADIFSGYMGTPTAFEGNRNNSTYVLLDGWNGAEWVQKYQREMVNAYNLERLTKEKYPQFYAWSLILKVYAMHKTTDYYGPIVYSGFGNADGSTPYDSQQAVYNKFFAELKTAVDILTPIAADKTATFFPDKKDATDGTTGVGNVQKWVKFANSLRLRLAMRISNVDPVKAKIEGEAALAGIGIITSNEDNMAYKAEHPVLTYTGPWTDINAGAPIVSIMNGYNDPRRAVFFHKTKTGTYQGIRLGSIVDSDYETAKQDQFSQIGAIVENNLIPWFNASESHFLKAEGALKGWNMGGGTAQSFYESGIATSFAQLGASGAADYTNDDTSISTGFTDPLNAANNIAAQNLVTIKWSDAVSNEVKLQKIITQKWIAGFPDGQEAWAETRRTGYPKLFLPTNNFSGGKIPEGTFVRRLNFFVNEKTSNPTGYAQGVQLLGGVDTGATRLWWDTGVNKF; encoded by the coding sequence ATGAAAAATAAATTATTAGTATTTGGTTCAGCTTTAGCCCTTTTACTAGGTAGCTGTACAAGTAATTTTGAGGATATAAACACCAATGAATCCGGTTTTAGTAACAACGATTTAGAGCAAGACTTTAATCGTGTTAAAGCTCCAATCAGAGCAATGGAAAGAGGTATGTATATCTTAGTTGCAGATGACTGGCAAGGAGATATTCAATTCAACTTAAATGCAGATATCTTTTCAGGGTATATGGGAACACCAACTGCTTTTGAGGGGAATAGAAATAATTCAACCTATGTTCTTTTAGATGGTTGGAATGGTGCAGAATGGGTTCAGAAATATCAAAGAGAGATGGTTAATGCCTATAATTTGGAGCGATTAACAAAAGAAAAATACCCTCAGTTTTATGCTTGGTCTCTGATTTTAAAAGTATATGCTATGCATAAAACCACTGATTATTATGGGCCAATTGTGTATTCCGGTTTTGGAAATGCTGATGGATCAACTCCATATGACTCTCAACAAGCGGTTTATAATAAGTTTTTTGCAGAGTTGAAAACTGCAGTAGATATTCTGACTCCGATCGCAGCTGATAAAACGGCTACTTTTTTTCCTGATAAAAAAGATGCAACAGACGGAACTACAGGTGTTGGTAATGTACAAAAATGGGTAAAGTTTGCTAATTCTTTAAGGTTACGTCTAGCAATGCGTATTTCTAACGTAGATCCGGTAAAAGCAAAAATAGAAGGAGAAGCTGCTTTGGCTGGTATAGGAATTATTACTTCTAACGAAGATAATATGGCCTATAAAGCTGAACATCCTGTTTTGACTTATACAGGACCATGGACAGATATCAATGCAGGAGCTCCAATTGTGTCAATTATGAATGGTTATAACGACCCAAGAAGAGCAGTATTTTTTCATAAAACTAAGACAGGAACTTATCAAGGAATTAGACTGGGAAGTATAGTGGACTCTGATTACGAAACGGCAAAACAAGATCAATTTTCTCAAATTGGTGCAATTGTAGAAAATAATTTGATTCCATGGTTTAATGCTTCTGAATCTCACTTTCTGAAAGCCGAAGGAGCGTTGAAAGGCTGGAACATGGGTGGGGGAACTGCTCAATCGTTTTATGAGTCAGGAATTGCAACTTCTTTTGCACAATTAGGTGCAAGTGGTGCTGCTGATTATACAAATGATGATACTTCAATATCAACAGGTTTTACAGATCCGTTAAATGCAGCGAATAACATTGCAGCACAGAATCTGGTAACAATAAAATGGTCTGATGCCGTTTCTAACGAAGTGAAATTGCAGAAAATCATTACTCAAAAATGGATTGCAGGTTTCCCTGATGGTCAGGAGGCTTGGGCTGAAACCAGAAGAACAGGATATCCAAAACTATTTTTACCTACAAATAATTTTTCAGGTGGAAAAATTCCAGAAGGTACTTTTGTAAGAAGATTGAATTTCTTTGTAAATGAAAAAACTTCTAATCCAACCGGATATGCGCAGGGAGTTCAGCTTTTAGGAGGTGTAGATACCGGCGCAACAAGACTTTGGTGGGATACCGGAGTTAACAAATTCTAA
- a CDS encoding DUF418 domain-containing protein, with translation MSENAFSLKSPRIEVIDALRGLAIMAIMLLHNLEHFDFYHLPEYLPESIKRLDKVIWDTLFFLFAGKSYAIFSLLFGFSFFIQNDNQAKKGNDFRVRFVWRLAILFVFGLVNTLFFSGDILMMYAVLGLILIPVCNLKTKYVLIIAIFLMTLPLEWYNFFNILYNPDYVLPANRSNAYYGDMYAYLRDGSFMDHAVGNVTIGRWASVFWSWENGRFFQAPALFMFGMIVGRKQLFVASPANNAFWKKALLYASILFIPIFGFKTFLPDVVANKDLVNSLLIIFTSWSNVTFMVVLVSTFVLLYQKEAVNKVLTKLIPFGKMSLTCYFTQSILGSFIYYRFGLGLYQYTGATFGLLIGIVLFLLQLSFCTWWLKTHRQGPLESLWHKLTWFSFAKEKKPVST, from the coding sequence ATGTCAGAAAACGCTTTTAGTTTAAAGTCACCTCGAATAGAAGTGATAGATGCCTTACGTGGTTTAGCCATCATGGCTATTATGTTACTTCATAATTTAGAACATTTTGATTTTTATCATTTACCTGAGTATCTGCCCGAATCTATAAAAAGATTAGATAAGGTGATTTGGGATACTTTATTTTTCCTTTTTGCGGGAAAATCATATGCTATTTTTTCTCTACTGTTTGGATTTAGCTTTTTTATTCAAAATGATAATCAGGCTAAAAAAGGAAATGATTTTAGAGTAAGGTTTGTTTGGAGACTTGCTATATTGTTTGTTTTTGGACTGGTAAATACCCTCTTTTTTTCTGGTGATATATTAATGATGTATGCGGTTTTAGGATTGATTTTGATTCCGGTTTGTAATCTGAAAACGAAATATGTATTGATTATAGCAATTTTTTTAATGACATTGCCTTTAGAATGGTACAATTTTTTTAATATTCTTTATAACCCTGATTATGTACTTCCTGCTAATAGGTCAAATGCCTATTATGGTGATATGTATGCGTATTTAAGAGACGGCTCGTTTATGGATCATGCAGTAGGCAATGTAACAATAGGCAGATGGGCTTCTGTGTTCTGGTCTTGGGAAAATGGAAGATTTTTTCAGGCTCCGGCACTATTCATGTTTGGAATGATAGTAGGAAGAAAGCAACTTTTTGTAGCCTCGCCGGCGAATAATGCGTTTTGGAAAAAAGCATTACTATATGCGTCAATATTATTTATTCCGATTTTTGGATTCAAAACTTTTTTGCCGGATGTTGTTGCTAATAAGGATTTAGTAAACAGCTTATTAATCATTTTTACTTCGTGGTCAAATGTTACTTTTATGGTGGTGTTGGTAAGCACATTTGTGTTGTTGTACCAAAAAGAAGCCGTAAATAAGGTTTTAACAAAATTGATTCCTTTTGGAAAAATGAGTTTGACTTGTTATTTTACACAATCTATTTTAGGCTCTTTTATATACTATCGTTTTGGTTTAGGGCTTTACCAATATACCGGAGCAACATTCGGATTGTTGATTGGTATTGTTTTGTTTTTATTACAATTGAGTTTTTGTACGTGGTGGCTTAAAACACACCGACAAGGACCATTGGAGTCGCTTTGGCACAAACTTACATGGTTTTCTTTTGCAAAAGAAAAGAAGCCAGTTTCAACATAA
- the nagB gene encoding glucosamine-6-phosphate deaminase translates to MKSALEIKPDISYKSAGKFEETRFEKIHNEIFKNSTEASLIVAQEIAQLIRSKQEKGKSCVLGLATGSSPIKVYEELVRMHREEGLSFSNVITFNLDEYYPMTKENNQSYHHFMHQHLFNHIDINPDNVNIPDGTIAIDELNQYCIDYEMNIKNAGGLDFQLLGIGRTGHVGFNEPGSHINSGTRIITLDHITRVDASSDFNGIDNVPKRAITMGVSTIMRSKRIVLMAWGQNKADIIKRTVQGDISSEVPATFLQNHPNATFVLDQSAASELTRFKTPWLVGECIWTQELKSKAIVWLCQKTKQSILKLTDRDYNNNGMSDLLAQEGSAYDLNINMFNVLQHTITGWPGGKPNTDDSHRPERADPAKKRVILFSPHPDDDVISMGGTFSKLIKQGHDVHVVYQTSGNIAVTDDEALKFAEVGSDFIGAGAADINFKSVIEFLNNKSENQIDSLEVRKLKGLIRRRESYAATRYIGLKDENTHFLDLPFYETGQVKKNPLGPDDIAIVKDIIAKIKPHQVFAAGDLADPHGTHEVCLNAIFAALKELKPQAYMDDCWLWLYRGAWHEWDIHEIDMAVPLSPSEVLLKRHAILYHQSQKDRVMFQGNDSREFWVRAEDRNKNTAVLYDDLGLAEYEAIEAFKRFDY, encoded by the coding sequence ATGAAAAGTGCTTTAGAAATAAAACCTGATATCAGCTATAAAAGCGCAGGGAAATTTGAAGAGACAAGATTTGAAAAAATCCACAACGAAATCTTCAAAAATTCTACCGAAGCTTCCTTAATTGTAGCACAGGAAATCGCTCAATTAATCCGATCGAAACAAGAGAAAGGAAAATCTTGTGTTTTAGGTTTAGCGACAGGTTCTTCTCCTATAAAAGTATATGAGGAATTAGTAAGAATGCACAGAGAAGAGGGGCTAAGTTTTAGCAATGTAATCACTTTTAATCTGGATGAATATTATCCGATGACCAAAGAGAACAATCAGAGCTATCATCATTTTATGCATCAGCATCTTTTTAATCATATTGATATCAATCCTGATAATGTTAATATTCCAGACGGTACAATCGCTATTGATGAATTAAATCAATATTGTATCGATTATGAAATGAATATTAAAAATGCAGGAGGTCTTGATTTTCAATTATTAGGTATCGGTCGTACAGGTCACGTAGGTTTCAACGAACCGGGATCCCATATCAACTCCGGTACTCGTATTATTACACTGGATCACATTACAAGAGTAGATGCTTCGTCTGATTTTAATGGTATAGATAATGTTCCTAAAAGAGCTATTACCATGGGAGTTTCTACCATTATGAGATCTAAAAGAATTGTATTAATGGCTTGGGGTCAGAACAAAGCTGACATCATAAAAAGAACAGTTCAAGGAGATATTTCTTCAGAAGTTCCGGCAACCTTTTTACAAAATCACCCTAATGCGACTTTCGTATTAGACCAATCCGCAGCTTCAGAGCTGACACGTTTCAAAACACCTTGGTTAGTCGGAGAATGTATTTGGACACAAGAATTAAAAAGTAAAGCGATTGTTTGGTTGTGCCAAAAAACAAAACAATCCATTTTAAAATTAACAGACCGTGATTACAACAATAACGGTATGTCAGATCTTTTGGCGCAAGAAGGTTCTGCTTATGACTTGAACATCAACATGTTTAATGTTTTGCAGCATACCATTACAGGATGGCCAGGCGGAAAACCCAACACGGATGATTCGCATCGTCCCGAAAGAGCCGATCCTGCAAAAAAGCGAGTAATCCTTTTTAGTCCTCACCCCGATGACGATGTTATTTCAATGGGAGGGACTTTTTCAAAATTGATAAAACAAGGACATGATGTACATGTTGTATATCAAACCTCAGGAAATATTGCAGTAACAGATGATGAAGCTTTAAAATTTGCAGAAGTTGGCAGTGATTTTATCGGTGCCGGAGCAGCGGATATCAATTTTAAATCCGTAATTGAATTTTTGAACAATAAATCAGAAAATCAAATCGATTCATTAGAAGTTCGAAAATTAAAAGGGCTTATCAGAAGAAGAGAGTCTTATGCTGCCACAAGATACATCGGTTTAAAAGATGAAAACACGCATTTTTTAGATCTTCCTTTTTACGAAACAGGACAAGTTAAGAAAAACCCATTGGGACCTGATGATATTGCGATCGTAAAGGATATCATTGCCAAGATAAAACCACACCAGGTTTTTGCAGCAGGAGATCTAGCAGACCCGCACGGTACACACGAAGTTTGTCTGAATGCTATTTTCGCAGCATTAAAAGAATTAAAACCACAAGCTTACATGGATGACTGCTGGTTATGGTTGTACAGAGGAGCTTGGCACGAATGGGACATTCACGAAATTGACATGGCCGTTCCGTTGAGTCCATCAGAGGTATTATTAAAACGTCATGCGATTTTATACCATCAATCACAAAAAGACAGAGTTATGTTTCAAGGAAATGACTCTAGAGAATTTTGGGTTAGGGCAGAAGATCGCAACAAAAATACAGCTGTCCTTTATGACGATTTAGGTTTGGCTGAATATGAAGCAATTGAAGCTTTTAAACGTTTTGATTATTAG
- a CDS encoding fibronectin type III domain-containing protein has protein sequence MKKLYYLLLFLGISLASRAQTLFPYLQNATPTSIYVNWKTNSNPESIVEYGTAATSLNVTVTGNTNVFTDSGYPGNYFYHSAKLMNLSPNTKYYYRIKTGAEVSSVYSFKTLPNPGQAATKDGHIRFLIMGDNQLKAVPRYDSLVSAAKRKIRQKWGATLSPDDNIAMTFMVGDQVDVGTLDHYENVHFKKNRGLSGNIPIQTTVGNHETYGTLGMNSYYDHFYISELSYKGISSGTENYYAQQAGNVLFISLSSEHTGAEQLAWLQKVVAAANTDTTVEWIFSLSHRPYQAEQYVGDISTWVRNTAVPLLVTSPKYSMHIGAHHHLYHRGQLKNTPTYNIISGGTAWDQYWGSSTEQDFDDVQKTICNWIYQIVDIDVANGKMDIESYSIGSVDKWKNNQLMDEFHRYKNKAAPVKPSITNTFTGNVTLPLAISGSAYSTTTNELLNTSQFLISQTPTFDIVKKEVYRDFENLYGKYGTKKDSTVNINLGVDITKMNLASNSLPNGKYYVKLRYRDRNLEWSPWSDVQTFTVTGSTTINTEIITDALTYLQNAPIKVNFTDAPASTSTWVGLYKEGQTPGAITPSLSWQYTDGNPSGFINFPKGLANKGRYYAVIFSNGGYTEIAPRKYFYVGLVPVLTTDKTEYSVGTPVVVNYSNGPELAKDWIGIYKMGVNPGSGVAASSWQYVTTATGAKSFTNLPKGYYYAEYYLQDGFNAIGNKVYFKIGAVVTELWINKPVYDLGEQITASWTDAPGIVKDWLGIYHDGDNPNSKPLVSYTYFEGLSQGTKNIVAPELPTEKGKYFLVMFTNDSYNEVSNRVSFEVIETKLGNDKFKIDNGLKVYPNPTGSNGETFIQSEYPIDEIEIYNMEGKLLYATKNVNNNQFSLINQDLPKGVYILKIHSRKLFTAKLVVN, from the coding sequence ATGAAAAAACTTTACTATCTACTACTATTTTTAGGAATAAGTTTAGCTTCACGCGCACAAACGCTATTTCCTTATTTGCAAAATGCAACACCGACCTCTATTTACGTTAACTGGAAAACCAACAGTAATCCCGAATCTATTGTAGAGTACGGAACGGCTGCAACCAGCCTTAATGTAACTGTTACGGGTAATACGAATGTCTTTACAGATTCAGGTTATCCGGGGAATTATTTTTATCACAGTGCGAAGCTGATGAATCTTTCGCCTAATACTAAATATTATTACAGAATAAAAACCGGAGCTGAAGTGTCTTCGGTTTATTCTTTTAAAACGCTGCCTAATCCGGGGCAAGCTGCTACAAAAGATGGTCATATTCGCTTTTTGATTATGGGGGATAATCAATTGAAAGCAGTACCTCGTTATGATTCTTTAGTGTCGGCTGCCAAAAGAAAAATCAGACAGAAATGGGGAGCAACCCTATCTCCGGACGATAATATTGCAATGACATTTATGGTGGGCGATCAGGTCGATGTAGGTACTTTGGATCATTATGAGAATGTACATTTTAAAAAGAACAGAGGTTTATCGGGTAATATTCCTATTCAGACAACAGTAGGAAACCATGAGACTTACGGAACACTTGGAATGAATTCGTATTATGATCATTTTTATATTAGTGAACTTTCTTATAAAGGAATTTCATCAGGAACAGAGAATTATTATGCACAACAAGCAGGTAATGTTTTGTTTATTAGTTTAAGTTCAGAACATACAGGAGCTGAGCAGTTAGCGTGGTTACAAAAGGTTGTGGCAGCAGCCAATACGGATACTACGGTAGAGTGGATTTTTTCTTTGAGCCACAGACCGTATCAGGCAGAGCAATACGTGGGTGATATTTCTACTTGGGTTCGTAATACCGCAGTTCCTTTGTTGGTGACTTCACCGAAATATTCGATGCATATTGGAGCGCATCACCATCTTTACCATAGAGGACAATTAAAGAATACACCGACCTATAATATCATTTCGGGAGGTACAGCATGGGATCAATATTGGGGATCTTCGACTGAACAGGATTTTGATGATGTCCAAAAAACAATCTGTAATTGGATTTACCAAATTGTTGACATCGATGTGGCAAATGGTAAAATGGACATCGAAAGTTATTCTATCGGAAGCGTTGATAAATGGAAAAATAACCAATTAATGGATGAGTTCCACAGATATAAAAACAAAGCAGCTCCCGTAAAACCATCGATCACGAATACCTTTACAGGAAATGTGACATTGCCATTAGCGATATCCGGTTCAGCCTATAGTACCACAACGAATGAGTTATTGAATACCAGTCAGTTTTTAATTTCACAAACACCGACATTTGATATCGTTAAGAAAGAAGTATACCGTGACTTCGAAAATTTGTACGGGAAATATGGTACTAAAAAAGACTCTACGGTTAATATAAATCTGGGTGTAGATATTACCAAAATGAATTTGGCTTCTAATTCACTTCCAAATGGAAAGTATTATGTGAAATTAAGATACAGAGACCGCAATCTGGAATGGTCTCCCTGGAGTGATGTACAGACCTTTACGGTTACAGGAAGTACTACTATAAATACAGAGATAATCACTGATGCTTTAACTTATTTACAAAATGCCCCTATCAAGGTTAATTTTACAGACGCTCCGGCGAGTACATCAACTTGGGTAGGATTATACAAAGAGGGGCAGACACCGGGAGCAATAACGCCTTCGTTGAGCTGGCAGTATACCGACGGGAATCCAAGTGGGTTTATTAATTTTCCAAAAGGATTAGCGAATAAAGGACGTTATTATGCTGTTATATTTTCCAATGGCGGTTACACAGAAATTGCTCCACGTAAATATTTTTATGTTGGACTAGTTCCGGTCTTAACTACCGATAAGACCGAATATTCTGTTGGGACTCCTGTAGTTGTGAATTACAGCAATGGACCGGAATTAGCGAAAGATTGGATTGGAATATACAAAATGGGAGTTAATCCGGGATCAGGTGTTGCCGCTTCAAGCTGGCAATATGTTACAACTGCTACAGGCGCTAAATCATTTACTAATTTGCCAAAAGGATATTATTATGCCGAGTATTATTTGCAAGATGGTTTTAACGCTATTGGCAATAAAGTGTACTTTAAAATTGGAGCTGTTGTTACCGAATTATGGATCAACAAACCCGTGTATGATCTTGGCGAACAAATCACCGCTTCCTGGACAGACGCTCCGGGAATTGTAAAAGACTGGTTAGGAATTTATCATGACGGAGATAATCCAAACAGTAAACCATTGGTGAGTTATACTTATTTTGAAGGGCTTTCTCAAGGAACTAAAAACATTGTAGCTCCTGAATTGCCTACAGAAAAAGGAAAGTACTTTTTGGTTATGTTTACAAATGATTCTTATAACGAAGTATCAAACCGAGTTTCTTTTGAAGTAATCGAAACGAAATTAGGTAACGATAAATTTAAAATTGATAATGGTTTAAAAGTATATCCAAATCCTACGGGTAGTAATGGAGAAACATTTATCCAATCAGAATATCCTATTGATGAAATTGAAATTTACAATATGGAAGGAAAATTATTGTACGCTACAAAAAATGTAAACAACAATCAATTTTCTTTAATAAATCAGGATTTGCCAAAAGGAGTTTACATCCTAAAAATACATTCCCGTAAATTGTTTACTGCTAAGTTGGTAGTGAATTAA